From a region of the Salvelinus namaycush isolate Seneca chromosome 40, SaNama_1.0, whole genome shotgun sequence genome:
- the f7 gene encoding coagulation factor VII: MWLHVLCLTLSFHCCHPASVFLARDQAHGLLIRPKRANTGWFEELKRGDLERECLEEKCSKEEAREVFEHEQATEEFWRNYNVQDSCQSDPCQNKGSCSSISGSSYTCLCLPGFSGRNCELAFKAIPDSCLHENGGCEHFCEEEGGRRNCSCADGYFLGTDGQRCLTQETMACGKVPVLHSSASEKGDVPLDPRSRIVGGTECPKGHCPWQVLLVRNGKGFCGGVIYKPTWILTASHCLENIKAQHLKVVAGEHDTEKDEGTEQTIDVAEIIMHNSYVTDTADSDIALLRLKTAITMTPFAVPVCLPTRSMAERELWAINLHTVSGWGRRSENGPTSRVLRRLEVPRIRTQDCVEMSGVTLTANMFCAGYIEGKQDSCKGDSGGPLVTRYRDTTFLLGIVSWGKGCARPGNYGIYTRVSNYLDWIHNYTAEQPTAQPTTQTQNTTATLQNTTANPNAVL, translated from the exons ATGTGGCTTCATGTTCTCTGTCTTACATTAAGTTTCCACTGCTGTCATCCCGCCTCGG TGTTCTTGGCGCGGGATCAGGCCCATGGCCTCCTCATCCGGCCTAAGCGTGCCAACACCGGCTGGTTCGAGGAGCTCAAAAGGGGGGACCTGGAGCGAGAATGCCTTGAGGAGAAGTGTTCCAAAGAGGAGGCGCGGGAAGTGTTTGAGCACGAACAGGCTACG GAGGAGTTCTGGAGAAACTACAATG TTCAAGACAGCTGCCAATCTGACCCCTGCCAGAACAAAGGAAGCTGCTCTAGCATATCAGGATCTTCTTACACCTGCCTGTGCCTGCCTGGCTTCAGTGGACGGAACTGCGAGCTAG CATTCAAGGCCATTCCTGACTCCTGCTTGCATGAGAACGGGGGCTGTGAGCACTTCTGCGAGGAGGAGGGGGGCCGACGCAACTGTTCATGTGCGGACGGCTACTTCCTGGGAACTGATGGACAGCGTTGCCTGACACAAG AAACAATGGCCTGTGGGAAGGTTCCTGTCCTGCACAGCAGCGCCTCGGAGAAGGGAGACGTCCCGTTGGACCCCCGTTCACGCATCGTGGGGGGAACAGAGTGCCCTAAGGGTCACTGCCCCTGGCAG GTGTTGTTAGTGAGAAATGGGAAGGGCTTTTGTGGAGGAGTCATCTACAAACCCACCTGGATCCTCACTGCCTCTCACTGCTTGGAGAATATCAAGGCCCAGCACCTGAAGGTGGTGGCAG GTGAACACGACACAGAGAAAGACGAGGGTACGGAACAGACCATAGATGTGGCAGAGATCATCATGCACAACAGCTACGTGACAGACACGGCGGACAGCGACATCGCCCTGCTACGTCTGAAGACTGCCATCACTATGACGCCTTTCGCCGTGCCCGTCTGCCTGCCCACCCGCTCGATGGCGGAGCGTGAGCTCTGGGCCATCAACCTCCACACGGTGAGTGGCTGGGGCCGGCGCAGCGAGAACGGCCCTACGTCACGTGTCCTCCGGCGGCTGGAGGTGCCACGTATACGTACCCAGGACTGTGTTGAGATGAGCGGTGTCACGCTAACGGCTAACATGTTCTGCGCCGGCTACATCGAGGGCAAGCAGGACTCCTGTAAGGGGGACAGCGGCGGACCACTGGTCACCCGCTACAGAGACACCACATTCCTTTTGGGTATCGTCAGCTGGGGAAAGGGGTGCGCCCGGCCGGGGAACTACGGGATTTACACCCGCGTGTCCAACTACCTGGACTGGATCCACAACTACACGGCAGAGCAGCCGACAGCGCAACCGACAACGCAGACGCAGAACACCACGGCCACACTGCAAAACACCACGGCCAATCCAAATGCAGTCTTATAA
- the f7l gene encoding coagulation factor VII isoform X1, which translates to MESSTTTDSLKVKLSHLILLALCIPACTGLPGAPVFLSTQEASGVLHHQRSRRANSLLEELRLGDLERECLEEQCGYEEAREIFTLPEQLEEFWKSYSVVDQCESGPCLNGATCVGQVNTYICICLPGFDGRNCGQTLMNSYDGCLYRNGGCEHFCTEFPDLSHRCHCAPGYSLGNDSISCIPQVPFPCGRIVKTFRPGPRIVKGTICPKGECPWQVMLEYMNEYKCGGILLAPHWILTAAHCMWHTTASHWQVTVGEWANGEHNRAKKEGTEQVRRVTRMLIHPQYNHTSTDRDLSLLYLKREVVLGPFVVPVCLPALDGSFGRTLGAMRTSVVSGWGRLAQSGPPSTLLQRLEVPRVPLQECRTTGLNVTSNMLCAGFRDGKKDACQGDSGGPLVTRYKNTWFLTGVVSWGKGCAQEDVYGIYTRVSNFLDWINQTMATG; encoded by the exons ATGGAGTCGTCTACGACCACGGACTCTCTGAAAGTGAAGCTCAGCCACCTTATCCTGCTGGCCCTTTGTATCCCAGCCTGCACCGGACTCCCTGGAG CTCCAGTATTCCTGAGCACACAGGAGGCCAGTGGGGTGCTCCATCATCAGCGCTCGCGGCGTGCTAACAGCCTGCTGGAGGAGCTGAGACTGGGAGACCTGGAGAGAGAGTGTCTGGAGGAGCAATGTGGCTACGAGGAGGCACGGGAGATCTTCACCCTCCCCGAACAATTG GAGGAGTTCTGGAAGAGCTACTCAG tggtGGATCAGTGTGAGTCTGGCCCCTGCTTGAATGGGGCTACCTGTGTAGGTCAGGTGAACACCTACATCTGCATTTGTCTCCCTGGGTTTGATGGACGAAACTGTGGCCAAA CCTTGATGAACTCTTATGATGGTTGTCTGTACAGAAATGGGGGATGTGAGCACTTCTGCACAGAGTTTCCAGACCTGTCTCACCGTTGTCACTGTGCCCCTGGGTACAGCCTTGGCAATGACAGCATTAGCTGCATACCCCAAG TTCCGTTTCCCTGTGGAAGAATTGTGAAAACGTTCAGGCCCGGGCCCCGAATTGTGAAAGGCACAATTTGTCCTAAGGGAGAGTGCCCATGGCAG GTTATGCTGGAGTACATGAATGAATATAAATGTGGGGGGATCCTCTTGGCTCCACATTGGATCCTTACTGCTGCCCACTGCATGTGGCACACGACTGCCTCCCATTGGCAAGTCACAGTGGGTGAGTGGGCAAATG GTGAACACAATCGTGCGAAGAAGGAGGGCACGGAGCAGGTTCGGCGGGTGACGAGGATGCTGATCCACCCCCAATACAACCACACCTCCACGGACCGGGACCTGTCTCTGCTCTACCTCAAGAGGGAAGTAGTGCTTGGACCCTTCGTGGTGCCTGTGTGCCTGCCCGCCTTGGACGGCTCCTTCGGGCGCACGCTGGGGGCCATGCGCACCTCCGTGGTGAGTGGCTGGGGCCGCCTGGCTCAGTCGGGACCCCCGTCCACTCTGCTCCAGAGGCTGGAGGTTCCTCGGGTCCCCCTACAGGAGTGTCGCACCACAGGCCTCAATGTGACCAGTAACATGCTGTGTGCTGGGTTCAGGGACGGGAAAAAGGATGCGTGCCAGGGGGACAGTGGAGGGCCCCTGGTCACCCGCTACAAGAACACCTGGTTTCTGACGGGAGTGGTGAGCTGGGGTAAAGGGTGCGCCCAAGAGGACGTCTACGGAATCTATACCCGCGTCTCTAACTTCCTGGACTGGATCAATCAGACCATGGCGACCGGCTGA
- the f7l gene encoding coagulation factor VII isoform X3 gives MESSTTTDSLKVKLSHLILLALCIPACTGLPGAPVFLSTQEASGVLHHQRSRRANSLLEELRLGDLERECLEEQCGYEEAREIFTLPEQLEEFWKSYSVVDQCESGPCLNGATCVGQVNTYICICLPGFDGRNCGQIPFPCGRIVKTFRPGPRIVKGTICPKGECPWQVMLEYMNEYKCGGILLAPHWILTAAHCMWHTTASHWQVTVGEWANGEHNRAKKEGTEQVRRVTRMLIHPQYNHTSTDRDLSLLYLKREVVLGPFVVPVCLPALDGSFGRTLGAMRTSVVSGWGRLAQSGPPSTLLQRLEVPRVPLQECRTTGLNVTSNMLCAGFRDGKKDACQGDSGGPLVTRYKNTWFLTGVVSWGKGCAQEDVYGIYTRVSNFLDWINQTMATG, from the exons ATGGAGTCGTCTACGACCACGGACTCTCTGAAAGTGAAGCTCAGCCACCTTATCCTGCTGGCCCTTTGTATCCCAGCCTGCACCGGACTCCCTGGAG CTCCAGTATTCCTGAGCACACAGGAGGCCAGTGGGGTGCTCCATCATCAGCGCTCGCGGCGTGCTAACAGCCTGCTGGAGGAGCTGAGACTGGGAGACCTGGAGAGAGAGTGTCTGGAGGAGCAATGTGGCTACGAGGAGGCACGGGAGATCTTCACCCTCCCCGAACAATTG GAGGAGTTCTGGAAGAGCTACTCAG tggtGGATCAGTGTGAGTCTGGCCCCTGCTTGAATGGGGCTACCTGTGTAGGTCAGGTGAACACCTACATCTGCATTTGTCTCCCTGGGTTTGATGGACGAAACTGTGGCCAAA TTCCGTTTCCCTGTGGAAGAATTGTGAAAACGTTCAGGCCCGGGCCCCGAATTGTGAAAGGCACAATTTGTCCTAAGGGAGAGTGCCCATGGCAG GTTATGCTGGAGTACATGAATGAATATAAATGTGGGGGGATCCTCTTGGCTCCACATTGGATCCTTACTGCTGCCCACTGCATGTGGCACACGACTGCCTCCCATTGGCAAGTCACAGTGGGTGAGTGGGCAAATG GTGAACACAATCGTGCGAAGAAGGAGGGCACGGAGCAGGTTCGGCGGGTGACGAGGATGCTGATCCACCCCCAATACAACCACACCTCCACGGACCGGGACCTGTCTCTGCTCTACCTCAAGAGGGAAGTAGTGCTTGGACCCTTCGTGGTGCCTGTGTGCCTGCCCGCCTTGGACGGCTCCTTCGGGCGCACGCTGGGGGCCATGCGCACCTCCGTGGTGAGTGGCTGGGGCCGCCTGGCTCAGTCGGGACCCCCGTCCACTCTGCTCCAGAGGCTGGAGGTTCCTCGGGTCCCCCTACAGGAGTGTCGCACCACAGGCCTCAATGTGACCAGTAACATGCTGTGTGCTGGGTTCAGGGACGGGAAAAAGGATGCGTGCCAGGGGGACAGTGGAGGGCCCCTGGTCACCCGCTACAAGAACACCTGGTTTCTGACGGGAGTGGTGAGCTGGGGTAAAGGGTGCGCCCAAGAGGACGTCTACGGAATCTATACCCGCGTCTCTAACTTCCTGGACTGGATCAATCAGACCATGGCGACCGGCTGA
- the f7l gene encoding coagulation factor VII isoform X2, with protein sequence MESSTTTDSLKVKLSHLILLALCIPACTGLPGAPVFLSTQEASGVLHHQRSRRANSLLEELRLGDLERECLEEQCGYEEAREIFTLPEQLEEFWKSYSVVDQCESGPCLNGATCVGQVNTYICICLPGFDGRNCGQTLMNSYDGCLYRNGGCEHFCTEFPDLSHRCHCAPGYSLGNDSISCIPQVPFPCGRIVKTFRPGPRIVKGTICPKGECPWQVMLEYMNEYKCGGILLAPHWILTAAHCMWHTTASHWQVTVGEHNRAKKEGTEQVRRVTRMLIHPQYNHTSTDRDLSLLYLKREVVLGPFVVPVCLPALDGSFGRTLGAMRTSVVSGWGRLAQSGPPSTLLQRLEVPRVPLQECRTTGLNVTSNMLCAGFRDGKKDACQGDSGGPLVTRYKNTWFLTGVVSWGKGCAQEDVYGIYTRVSNFLDWINQTMATG encoded by the exons ATGGAGTCGTCTACGACCACGGACTCTCTGAAAGTGAAGCTCAGCCACCTTATCCTGCTGGCCCTTTGTATCCCAGCCTGCACCGGACTCCCTGGAG CTCCAGTATTCCTGAGCACACAGGAGGCCAGTGGGGTGCTCCATCATCAGCGCTCGCGGCGTGCTAACAGCCTGCTGGAGGAGCTGAGACTGGGAGACCTGGAGAGAGAGTGTCTGGAGGAGCAATGTGGCTACGAGGAGGCACGGGAGATCTTCACCCTCCCCGAACAATTG GAGGAGTTCTGGAAGAGCTACTCAG tggtGGATCAGTGTGAGTCTGGCCCCTGCTTGAATGGGGCTACCTGTGTAGGTCAGGTGAACACCTACATCTGCATTTGTCTCCCTGGGTTTGATGGACGAAACTGTGGCCAAA CCTTGATGAACTCTTATGATGGTTGTCTGTACAGAAATGGGGGATGTGAGCACTTCTGCACAGAGTTTCCAGACCTGTCTCACCGTTGTCACTGTGCCCCTGGGTACAGCCTTGGCAATGACAGCATTAGCTGCATACCCCAAG TTCCGTTTCCCTGTGGAAGAATTGTGAAAACGTTCAGGCCCGGGCCCCGAATTGTGAAAGGCACAATTTGTCCTAAGGGAGAGTGCCCATGGCAG GTTATGCTGGAGTACATGAATGAATATAAATGTGGGGGGATCCTCTTGGCTCCACATTGGATCCTTACTGCTGCCCACTGCATGTGGCACACGACTGCCTCCCATTGGCAAGTCACAGTGG GTGAACACAATCGTGCGAAGAAGGAGGGCACGGAGCAGGTTCGGCGGGTGACGAGGATGCTGATCCACCCCCAATACAACCACACCTCCACGGACCGGGACCTGTCTCTGCTCTACCTCAAGAGGGAAGTAGTGCTTGGACCCTTCGTGGTGCCTGTGTGCCTGCCCGCCTTGGACGGCTCCTTCGGGCGCACGCTGGGGGCCATGCGCACCTCCGTGGTGAGTGGCTGGGGCCGCCTGGCTCAGTCGGGACCCCCGTCCACTCTGCTCCAGAGGCTGGAGGTTCCTCGGGTCCCCCTACAGGAGTGTCGCACCACAGGCCTCAATGTGACCAGTAACATGCTGTGTGCTGGGTTCAGGGACGGGAAAAAGGATGCGTGCCAGGGGGACAGTGGAGGGCCCCTGGTCACCCGCTACAAGAACACCTGGTTTCTGACGGGAGTGGTGAGCTGGGGTAAAGGGTGCGCCCAAGAGGACGTCTACGGAATCTATACCCGCGTCTCTAACTTCCTGGACTGGATCAATCAGACCATGGCGACCGGCTGA
- the LOC120033141 gene encoding uncharacterized protein LOC120033141 — translation MTQVRRSVGEALWGMCAADAMSMPVHWYYNIDDIKRDFGGWITGFNAPNNRHPSSILTLSNSAGSGRTAWSSGGNRPHVVGSVILHNKLKFWKASGGSVHYHQGLQAGENTLNAICSLRVAQALTRGTFSSVAEPAARGAVLADYVHFMTTPGTHGDTYAESFHRAFFSDWQDPRPTSSSKVLEFAEQRYQQKMSVPDSQLDAIGCLPMAIPFVLLSATANEDQAVSAVVEFVRLTHPHPKVEKYVTLYARALHATLNGACLKQQAEAALKSPDLDAWDTCKPYIQKAARFPTSSAEGLKVHQSAVEMLGMACYTQGALSSMFYLAHEFHSDHHGGILANTNCGGENCNRGSALGALLGARAGYTGGSVPQEWKDGLRNAQEPIHEILKMLRD, via the exons ATGACCCAGGTGCGAAGGTCGGTGGGAGAGGCGCTGTGGGGAATGTGTGCCGCCGACGCCATGTCCATGCCCGTGCACTGGTACTACAACATCGATGACATCAAGAGAGATTTTGGAGGATGGATCACCGGCTTCAACGCACCCAACAACAGACACCCGTCCAGTATCCTCACCCTCTCCAACTCAG CGGGGAGCGGTCGCACTGCATGGTCCTCTGGTGGGAACAGGCCCCATGTTGTGGGTAGCGTAATCCTCCATAACAAGCTCAAGTTCTGGAAGGCATCAGGCGGATCGGTCCACTATCACCAAG GTCTCCAGGCAGGTGAGAATACCCTGAATGCCATCTGCTCCCTGAGGGTGGCACAGGCCCTGACAAGGGGGACGTTTTCCAGCGTGGCAGAACCAGCGGCGAGGGGGGCAGTGCTGGCTGATTACGTACACTTCATGACCACGCCAGGAACACATGGAGACACCTACGCAGAGTCCTTCCACAGAGCATTCTTCTCCGACTGGCAAGACCCCAGACCCACTTCCTCCAGCAAG GTGTTGGAGTTTGCAGAGCAGCGCTACCAGCAGAAGATGTCAGTCCCCGACAGCCAGCTAGACGCTATTGGCTGCCTCCCCATGGCCATCCCCTTTGTGCTTCTCTCTGCCACAGCCAATGAGGACCAAGCT gTGTCTGCAGTGGTAGAGTTTGTCCGGCTCACCCACCCCCACCCCAAGGTGGAGAAATATGTGACGCTGTATGCCCGAGCCCTCCATGCCACTCTGAATGGGGCGTGTCTGAAGCAGCAAGCGGAAGCCGCCCTCAAGTCACCCGACCTGGACGCATGGGACACTTGCAAGCCCTACATACAGAAAGCAGCCAGGTTTCCAACCTCTTCTGCAGAGGGGCTCAAGGTTCACCAGAGTGCAGTGGAAATGCTTGGCATGGCCTGCTACACCCAAG GTGCCCTCAGTAGTATGTTCTACCTAGCACACGAGTTTCACAGCGACCATCATGGAGGGATCCTGGCAAACACCAATTGTGGcg GAGAGAACTGCAACAGGGGTTCTGCTTTGGGGGCTCTGCTGGGTGCGAGGGCAGGGTACACGGGTGGATCTGTACCCCAGGAGTGGAAAGATGGATTGAGGAACGCACAGGAACCCATCCATGAAATACTAAAGATGCTCAGAGACTGA
- the setdb2 gene encoding histone-lysine N-methyltransferase SETDB2 produces MNGSEKTEVARAKSFWVQVDVEQAFDELYEYLTHLKHAIKTCTASDREYVQGMNMITLLDSGLIVTPATTGPATTTASATNTAPATGNESFVEVVIGAEILTVSVPDIDDPQTPLPPQQTEPISPPSPLRYDGSIIPLSPPYPNREDLMAPMLPLQLPYQLHTCSQACVPHLPPSAHHFRGHNPLRIPLLCSFQRQCAPTPPLTTGIETDCDGTEPDSKGEGSEGAELDSEVTERGVVYKAPCGLSLCTPGEVLCFLVATESHGVLQVDDFTFDPLVQLECLRPPQWRPPGLAERDLSRGSEPTPVELCLREEGVRPEDFRYRKERWPHGCFLSSGPLFTTCCDCTDGCGDAESCACARLTPGGKHYSHQRLSEPVPKGLYECGPWCGCDRGMCQNRVVQRGLRVRLQVFPTGNKGWGVRCRDDLDKGTFVCTYAGVVLRAGLDSDEPLPPKRQKADLPSDDEVEVVDEWLAPAGEGRVPAETLEPSPPSSPPDGLHVPVIQRPGVELSPQIQAVLVGSSLPVQPLTGMEGLEQENGVQKPQLNSQPDMKEVDIKEVDVKLSVSTSTSPKKLGPKQNPMEHLYYLDATKEGNVGRFINHSCDPNLFVQNVFTDSHDPNFPVIAFFTSKVVKAGTELTWNYSHSPDSDPEQEVTCQFGCEGCQGLLA; encoded by the exons ATGAATGGGTCAGAGAAAACAGAAGTTG CGAGGGCAAAGTCATTCTGGGTACAGGTGGATGTGGAACAAGCATTTGATGAGCTGTATGAATATCTGACACACCTGAAACATGCCATCAAGACCTGCACTGCTTCAGACAGAG aATATGTCCAGGGGATGAATATGATTACCTTATTGGATTCCGGGCTGATTGTGACACCGGCAACTACAGGCCCAGCTACAACTACAGCCTCAGCTACAAATACAGCCCCTGCCACTGGGAATGAGTCTTTTGTGGAGGTGGTTATTGGTGCAG AAATCCTCACAGTTTCAGTCCCTGATATTGACGACCCCCAGACTCCACTGCCCCCCCAACAGACAGAGCccatctcccctccctcacccctccgTTACGATGGCTCCATCATCCCCCTGTCGCCCCCCTACCCCAACAGAGAGGACCTCATGGCTCCCATGCTGCCCCTCCAGCTCCCCTACCAGCTCCATACCTGCAGCCAGGCCTGTGTGCCCCACCTGCCCCCGTCCGCACACCACTTCCGGGGCCACAACCCTCTCAGGATCCCCCTACTCTGCTCCTTCCAGCGGCAGTGTGCTCCCACCCCACCTCTCACTACAGGGATTGAGACCGATTGTGATGGGACTGAACCAGACTCTAAGGGGGAGGGCTCTGAGGGTGCAGAGTTGGACTCTGAGGTCACGGAGCGGGGCGTTGTTTACAAGGCTCCATGTGGACTGAGTCTCTGCACCCCAGGGGAGGTGCTATGTTTTCTGGTTGCCACAGAGAGTCACGGCGTTCTGCAGGTGGACGACTTCACCTTTGACCCCCTGGTGCAGTTGGAGTGTCTGCGGCCACCGCAGTGGCGCCCACCCGGTCTGGCCGAGAGGGACCTGAGCCGGGGGTCAGAGCCAACGCCGGTGGAGTTGTGCCTGCGGGAGGAAGGAGTGCGGCCGGAGGACTTCCGCTACAGGAAGGAGCGTTGGCCTCACGGCTGTTTCCTTAGTTCGGGCCCGTTGTTCACCACCTGCTGCGACTGCACTGACGGCTGTGGTGACGCGGAGAGCTGCGCCTGCGCTCGTCTGACCCCCGGCGGCAAACACTACTCCCACCAGAGGCTGTCTGAGCCTGTGCCCAAAGG GCTGTACGAATGTGGTCCATGGTGTGGGTGTGACCGTGGCATGTGCCAGAACCGTGTGGTTCAGCGGGGTCTGCGTGTCCGGCTGCAGGTCTTCCCCACCGGAAACAAAGGATGGGGGGTGCGTTGCCGTGACGACCTGGACAAGGGCACGTTCGTGTGCACATACGCAG GTGTAGTTCTCAGGGCAGGACTGGACTCCGACGAGCCCCTCCCACCCAAGCGCCAGAAGGCGGACCTTCCCTCCGACGACGAGGTGGAGGTGGTAGATGAGTGGCTGGCGCCGGCAGGGGAGGGACGAGTGCCTGCAGAGACCCTGGAGCCCTCGCCCCCCTCCTCACCTCCTGACGGGCTTCATGTGCCCGTTATCCAGAGGCCCGGGGTGGAGCTTTCTCCACAGATACAAGCCGTGTTGGTGGGGAGCTCCCTGCCAGTCCAACCTCTCACAG GCATGGAGGGTCTGGAGCAAGAGAATGGGGTACAGAAGCCACAGCTGAATTCCCAACCAGACATGAAAGAAGTGGACATAAAAGAAGTGGATGTGAAGCTGTCTGTGTCCACAAGCACAAGCCCCAAAAAACTGGGCCCAAAGCAGAACCCTATGGAGCACCTGTATTACCTAGATGCCACGAAGGAGGGGAATGTGGGAAGGTTCATAAAT CACAGCTGCGACCCCAACCTATTTGTGCAGAACGTCTTCACTGACTCTCATGATCCAAACTTCCCCGTCATCGCCTTCTTCACCAGCAA AGTGGTGAAGGCGGGGACTGAGTTGACCTGGAACTACTCCCACAGCCCTGACAGTGACCCGGAACAGGAAGTGACATGTCAGTTTGGCTGTGAAGGCTGTCAGGGACTGCTGGCATGA